A single Natrinema sp. HArc-T2 DNA region contains:
- a CDS encoding nicotinate phosphoribosyltransferase, with the protein MTQPTAGTFDPHDRALFTDRYELAMLQGYYESGHTPTATFSLYFRDLPADRGYAIAAGLEQVIDYVETLGFDDRALDYLAEEGFDAEFLSYLDAFEFTGEIRALPEGTLVFPNEPLLEVTAQIHEAQLFETFVLNQIGFQTLVATKGARMADVVRRHGDGQDLVDFGSRRAHGTDAGLKAARAGYIGGFDGTSNMLAGERFDIPTYGTMAHSWVQSFESERESFAAFADVYGDGAIYLVDTYDTVAGAERAVAVAADRDLDLGGVRLDSGNLIELSKRVREIVGDASIVVSSGVDEFFLREFFDDGGVATAFGPGTALTTSADAPNSGVVYKLTAVERDGTLAPSMKLSPGKVTYPGQKALHRVERDGQYQYDVLARRDEALEAGEPQLEPIFEDGSLVYTPPELEAIQQRACRELETLPDRFRRVTDPESYEVRISDRLEEITQRTERTIQEREL; encoded by the coding sequence ATGACGCAACCGACAGCCGGCACCTTCGACCCCCACGATCGTGCGCTGTTCACCGATCGGTACGAACTCGCCATGCTGCAGGGGTACTACGAGTCGGGTCACACACCGACGGCGACGTTCTCACTGTACTTCCGCGATCTTCCGGCAGATCGCGGCTACGCGATCGCTGCCGGCCTCGAGCAGGTGATCGACTACGTCGAAACCCTCGGGTTCGACGACCGGGCGCTCGACTACCTGGCCGAGGAAGGGTTCGACGCGGAGTTTCTGTCGTACCTGGACGCGTTCGAGTTCACCGGCGAGATTCGGGCGCTTCCCGAGGGAACGCTCGTCTTCCCGAACGAGCCGTTGCTCGAGGTCACTGCGCAGATCCACGAAGCACAGTTGTTCGAGACGTTCGTGCTCAATCAGATCGGGTTCCAGACGCTCGTTGCGACGAAGGGGGCGCGCATGGCCGACGTCGTTCGCAGACACGGCGACGGACAGGACCTCGTCGACTTCGGGTCTCGTCGCGCCCACGGGACCGATGCCGGACTCAAGGCCGCGCGGGCGGGGTACATCGGCGGCTTCGATGGCACCTCAAACATGCTGGCCGGCGAGCGATTCGATATTCCGACGTACGGGACGATGGCACACTCGTGGGTGCAGAGTTTCGAGAGCGAACGCGAGTCGTTCGCGGCGTTCGCCGACGTCTACGGCGACGGCGCGATCTACCTCGTCGACACCTACGACACGGTTGCCGGTGCCGAGCGAGCGGTCGCCGTCGCCGCGGATCGCGATCTTGACCTGGGTGGCGTGCGCCTGGATTCGGGCAACCTGATCGAGCTTTCGAAACGGGTCCGCGAGATCGTCGGCGACGCATCCATCGTCGTCTCGTCGGGCGTCGACGAGTTCTTCCTGCGTGAGTTTTTCGACGACGGCGGCGTCGCGACGGCGTTCGGCCCGGGAACAGCGCTGACGACGAGCGCGGACGCACCGAATAGCGGCGTCGTCTACAAACTGACCGCCGTCGAGCGCGACGGGACGCTCGCCCCAAGTATGAAGCTCTCGCCCGGGAAGGTCACCTATCCCGGACAGAAAGCACTCCATCGCGTCGAACGAGACGGGCAGTATCAGTACGACGTCCTGGCACGACGTGACGAAGCGCTCGAGGCCGGTGAGCCCCAACTCGAGCCGATTTTCGAGGACGGCTCGCTCGTCTACACGCCGCCGGAGCTCGAGGCGATCCAGCAGCGAGCTTGCCGGGAACTCGAGACCCTGCCCGACCGCTTCCGGCGCGTGACCGATCCCGAGTCGTACGAGGTCCGAATCAGTGACCGGCTCGAGGAGATTACACAACGGACCGAACGCACGATTCAGGAGCGTGAGCTGTGA
- a CDS encoding CBS domain-containing protein — MPIDNLARSDVVTASTDEPVHDLAATMHDEDVGSIVITDGEPVGIVTDRDLTMRVLAEQTDPDGLTAEDVMSDGLETIEHDAGFYEATELMSEHGVRRLPVIADGALEGIITADDLNELLAEEHQELAEVIRAQRPPY, encoded by the coding sequence ATGCCTATCGATAACCTTGCACGGAGTGATGTCGTTACAGCTTCAACTGACGAACCCGTCCACGACCTCGCAGCGACGATGCACGACGAAGACGTCGGGAGCATCGTCATTACTGACGGCGAGCCAGTTGGAATCGTCACTGATCGCGATCTGACGATGCGGGTGCTCGCCGAGCAGACAGATCCGGATGGACTGACCGCTGAAGACGTGATGTCGGACGGCCTCGAGACGATCGAGCACGACGCCGGCTTCTACGAAGCCACCGAACTGATGAGCGAACACGGTGTCCGGCGGCTTCCCGTCATTGCAGACGGTGCCTTGGAGGGAATCATCACGGCCGACGATCTCAACGAACTCCTCGCCGAGGAACACCAAGAACTGGCAGAAGTCATCCGGGCACAGCGGCCACCGTACTGA
- a CDS encoding S1C family serine protease: protein MSSDHPTRRRALRMIGATVAVGGIGLGSSVAQNGQDGEDGSSGEGDDGVDSPYTAVYRDTIDSVVLVTVTGPRGSGGLGSGFVIDEQHVVTNNHVVETASDDGVEIQYSNEEWRTASIVGTDLYSDLAVLRVENMPDVASGLPVVDREPTIGQEVLALGNPLGLDASVSQGIISGVDRVLPSPSGFSIPAAIQTDASVNPGNSGGPLVGLEGDVYGIVSSGVGQTLAFAISPRLANRVIPALIEDGTYEHPYMGVAVQPVGPEIADAIGLEEATGVLVTEVVPNSPADGVLQSATVDSPDSGDVIVAIDGQQIQNQAQLLSTLALETAPGDTVELTVVRSGDEQSVEVTLESRPESQLPQTPIEPGP, encoded by the coding sequence ATGTCTTCGGATCACCCAACCCGCAGACGAGCGCTGCGGATGATCGGAGCGACCGTCGCAGTCGGTGGGATCGGACTCGGCTCGAGCGTCGCACAGAACGGACAGGACGGCGAAGACGGGTCGAGCGGCGAGGGCGACGACGGCGTCGACAGTCCGTACACGGCGGTGTATCGCGACACCATTGACTCGGTCGTCCTGGTTACCGTCACCGGTCCACGCGGCAGTGGCGGTCTCGGATCGGGGTTCGTCATCGACGAGCAACACGTCGTGACCAACAACCACGTCGTCGAGACAGCGAGCGACGATGGCGTCGAGATTCAGTATAGCAACGAAGAGTGGCGAACCGCGTCGATCGTCGGCACCGATCTGTACAGCGATCTCGCAGTCCTGCGCGTCGAGAACATGCCCGATGTGGCGTCCGGCCTTCCGGTCGTTGACCGTGAACCCACAATCGGACAGGAGGTGCTCGCCCTCGGCAATCCGCTCGGGCTCGACGCCTCGGTCTCGCAGGGAATCATCAGCGGCGTCGATCGGGTGTTGCCCAGTCCGTCGGGGTTCTCGATTCCGGCCGCGATCCAGACCGACGCGTCGGTCAACCCCGGCAACAGCGGTGGCCCGCTAGTGGGCCTCGAGGGCGACGTGTACGGAATCGTCTCGTCTGGCGTCGGCCAGACACTCGCCTTTGCCATCTCCCCGCGACTCGCCAATCGCGTCATCCCGGCGCTCATCGAGGACGGCACGTACGAGCACCCCTACATGGGTGTCGCCGTCCAGCCCGTCGGCCCGGAGATCGCCGACGCGATCGGCCTCGAGGAAGCGACCGGCGTCCTCGTCACGGAGGTCGTCCCGAACTCGCCCGCCGACGGCGTCCTCCAGTCGGCGACAGTCGATAGCCCTGACAGCGGCGACGTGATCGTCGCCATCGATGGCCAGCAGATTCAGAACCAGGCACAGCTGTTGTCGACTCTCGCACTCGAGACCGCGCCGGGTGACACGGTCGAACTCACGGTCGTGCGGTCGGGTGACGAGCAGTCGGTCGAAGTGACGCTCGAGTCACGGCCAGAATCGCAACTGCCACAGACGCCGATCGAGCCCGGGCCGTGA
- a CDS encoding mandelate racemase/muconate lactonizing enzyme family protein has product MGIDYSQLHDPNAEYTMRDLSSETMGVTRERGEGRDVEITDVQTTMVDGNFPWTLVRIYTDAGITGTGEAYWGAGAPELIERMKAFLQGENPLDIDRLTEHLVQKMSGEGSIGGVTVTAISGIEVALHDLAGKILETPAYQLLGGKYRDEVRVYCDCHTEEEADPIACADEAERVVEELGYDALKFDLDVPSGHEKDRANRHLRPAEIEHKASIVEAVTERVGHRADVAFDCHWTFSAGSAKRLAKRLEEYDVWWLEDPVPPENHDVQREVTQSTTTPITVGENVYRTHGQRRLLEEQAIDIIAPDMPKVGGMRETRKIADLADLYYVPVAMHNVASPVATVASAHVGAAISNALAVEYHSYELGWWEDLVEEAVIEDGYIEVPEAPGLGVTLDMDAVEAHMVDGEDLFDEA; this is encoded by the coding sequence ATGGGCATCGACTACTCACAGCTCCACGACCCGAACGCCGAGTACACGATGCGGGACCTCTCGAGCGAGACGATGGGGGTCACGCGCGAACGCGGCGAGGGGCGGGATGTCGAGATCACCGACGTGCAGACGACGATGGTCGACGGCAACTTCCCATGGACGCTCGTGCGGATCTACACCGACGCGGGGATCACCGGCACTGGCGAGGCCTACTGGGGTGCCGGCGCGCCGGAACTGATCGAGCGGATGAAAGCCTTCTTGCAGGGAGAGAACCCGCTAGACATCGACCGGCTGACCGAACATCTCGTCCAGAAGATGTCTGGCGAGGGCTCGATTGGCGGCGTCACGGTGACGGCGATTTCGGGCATCGAGGTCGCGCTGCACGATCTAGCCGGGAAGATCCTCGAGACGCCAGCCTATCAGCTGCTCGGGGGCAAGTACCGCGACGAGGTGCGGGTCTACTGCGACTGTCACACCGAGGAGGAAGCCGATCCGATCGCCTGCGCTGACGAAGCCGAGCGCGTCGTCGAGGAACTGGGCTACGACGCGCTGAAGTTCGACCTCGACGTGCCAAGCGGCCACGAGAAGGACCGCGCGAACCGTCACCTTCGACCCGCCGAGATCGAACACAAGGCCTCGATCGTCGAGGCAGTTACCGAACGCGTCGGCCACCGGGCCGACGTAGCCTTCGACTGCCATTGGACGTTTTCGGCTGGCAGCGCCAAACGGCTCGCGAAGCGCTTAGAGGAGTACGATGTCTGGTGGCTCGAGGACCCGGTGCCCCCCGAGAACCACGATGTCCAGCGGGAAGTCACCCAGTCGACGACGACCCCGATCACTGTCGGCGAGAACGTGTATCGAACCCACGGCCAGCGGCGACTGCTCGAGGAGCAGGCCATCGACATCATCGCGCCGGATATGCCCAAGGTCGGCGGGATGCGCGAGACCCGGAAGATCGCCGACCTGGCGGACCTCTACTACGTTCCCGTCGCGATGCACAACGTCGCCTCACCGGTCGCGACGGTCGCAAGCGCCCACGTCGGCGCGGCGATCTCGAACGCGTTGGCAGTCGAGTATCACTCCTACGAACTCGGCTGGTGGGAGGACTTGGTCGAGGAGGCTGTCATCGAGGACGGCTATATCGAAGTGCCAGAAGCGCCCGGGCTGGGCGTCACGCTCGATATGGACGCCGTCGAGGCGCACATGGTCGACGGCGAGGACCTCTTCGACGAGGCATAG
- a CDS encoding high-potential iron-sulfur protein, whose protein sequence is MVGDNAPGRPDDIDEWNRRAYLAATAGSTAGIVWLSGCVDDTGNGDSGEGGTDENGEADSEAEEELPEGVSEEEFERGPVPEEYRTALSLGDEERDPDDLTAKADVGFSEYDEADEYSAHEPGMCCANCADYIPDKNGDTFGACAEVEGYIDGADWCTIYEELPEPAVPDGLSEDELATAAVPDEYRTATSQADEERNPDDLQTQADVNLMESVEAIAEEVTPPGQSCGNCAEFIPDQNGDTWGACAKVEGYVAVEDWCNLWEHISEEG, encoded by the coding sequence ATGGTGGGTGATAACGCACCTGGGCGGCCTGACGACATCGATGAGTGGAATCGGCGGGCGTATCTCGCTGCCACTGCTGGCAGCACCGCAGGAATCGTGTGGTTGAGCGGATGCGTCGATGACACGGGCAATGGTGATAGCGGTGAGGGCGGGACAGACGAAAACGGAGAGGCAGATTCGGAAGCCGAGGAAGAGCTCCCAGAAGGCGTCTCAGAAGAGGAGTTCGAACGCGGCCCGGTGCCGGAAGAATACCGAACGGCGCTGTCGCTCGGTGACGAAGAACGAGATCCCGACGACCTGACCGCGAAAGCGGATGTTGGCTTCTCGGAGTACGACGAGGCCGATGAATACTCGGCACACGAGCCGGGCATGTGCTGTGCAAACTGTGCCGACTACATCCCCGACAAGAACGGCGACACGTTCGGTGCCTGCGCGGAGGTCGAAGGCTACATCGACGGCGCGGATTGGTGTACGATCTACGAGGAACTGCCCGAACCGGCGGTTCCAGACGGGCTATCCGAAGACGAATTGGCCACGGCTGCGGTTCCGGACGAGTACCGAACGGCGACCTCACAGGCTGATGAGGAACGGAACCCCGATGACCTGCAGACGCAAGCGGACGTGAACCTGATGGAGTCCGTCGAGGCGATCGCAGAGGAAGTCACACCCCCTGGCCAGTCCTGTGGGAACTGTGCGGAGTTCATTCCCGATCAGAACGGGGACACATGGGGTGCCTGTGCGAAAGTCGAAGGCTACGTCGCAGTCGAAGACTGGTGTAACCTCTGGGAACACATTAGTGAAGAGGGCTGA
- a CDS encoding alanyl-tRNA editing protein: protein MTGQRAAAEPYATRFETEVTSIDGRRVWLERSHFYGASSGQPADRGTIADIDIADVELVGGEPVHVLATEPSFRVGHRVLCSVDWAFRMYCMRAHTASHILAGAARRRLADCSYTGLEIGPETVHVDLETDATVDDETLIELDGTVNHVIWESRPVSWDDMPIAAARERDEIAFDAEADEGAIEKGRVRVVTIEQETDTQNKTRLSGPTGPANPWDVTVCGGTHVRNTREIGPVTVLGCSRPVEGVIRIEFAVGPQAISRRLAEKRAAFAATSALDVDLEGVSDELERV, encoded by the coding sequence ATGACCGGGCAACGGGCGGCAGCGGAGCCGTATGCCACGCGGTTCGAGACGGAAGTGACATCTATCGACGGTCGGCGCGTCTGGCTCGAGCGCAGTCACTTCTACGGTGCGAGCAGCGGCCAGCCGGCCGATCGCGGGACGATCGCCGACATCGACATCGCCGATGTCGAACTGGTCGGTGGTGAGCCGGTTCACGTGCTGGCTACGGAGCCGTCGTTTCGGGTGGGTCACCGCGTGCTGTGTTCGGTCGACTGGGCGTTTCGGATGTACTGCATGCGGGCCCACACCGCCAGTCACATCCTCGCGGGGGCCGCACGCCGGCGGCTCGCGGACTGTTCGTACACTGGCCTCGAGATCGGCCCGGAGACGGTCCACGTCGACCTCGAGACGGACGCGACCGTCGACGACGAGACGCTGATCGAACTCGACGGGACGGTCAACCACGTGATCTGGGAGTCCCGACCGGTTTCGTGGGACGACATGCCGATCGCGGCGGCACGCGAGCGCGACGAGATCGCGTTCGACGCCGAGGCCGACGAGGGTGCCATCGAAAAGGGCCGGGTTCGCGTCGTCACGATCGAACAAGAGACCGACACGCAGAACAAAACCCGCCTGTCCGGACCGACCGGGCCGGCGAACCCGTGGGACGTGACGGTCTGTGGTGGCACTCACGTCCGGAACACCCGTGAAATCGGCCCCGTCACCGTGCTCGGCTGCTCGCGTCCGGTCGAGGGCGTGATCCGGATCGAGTTCGCCGTCGGCCCGCAGGCGATCAGCCGTCGACTCGCCGAGAAGCGAGCCGCATTCGCCGCGACGTCGGCACTAGACGTCGATCTCGAGGGGGTTAGCGACGAACTCGAGCGCGTGTGA
- a CDS encoding multiprotein-bridging factor 1 family protein, with the protein MAKYSTGSSGGGGGTNCELCGAESDSLRLASVAGAELEVCPDCAPHDDSQTHERDRTRSEGDAHGGSTDEPSRTQKAAQNVAKANPVWDGDSEHWESEGTNYDDDPLPYLVSNYGEAVVEARRDAGLQREELAAELGAPETDILAVEQGRATQAGIGGGLIDALEERLDVTLSE; encoded by the coding sequence ATGGCCAAATATTCGACCGGTTCGTCCGGCGGCGGTGGCGGGACGAACTGCGAACTCTGTGGTGCCGAGAGCGACTCGCTTCGGCTCGCGTCGGTCGCGGGAGCCGAACTCGAGGTCTGTCCGGACTGTGCACCACACGACGATTCGCAGACCCACGAGCGGGACCGAACTCGAAGCGAAGGGGACGCACACGGCGGCTCGACCGACGAGCCAAGCCGCACGCAGAAGGCAGCCCAGAACGTCGCGAAAGCGAACCCGGTCTGGGACGGCGACTCCGAACACTGGGAAAGTGAGGGCACGAACTACGACGACGATCCGCTCCCGTATCTCGTCTCGAACTACGGCGAAGCCGTCGTCGAGGCCCGCCGGGACGCCGGCCTCCAGCGCGAGGAACTCGCTGCGGAACTCGGCGCACCGGAGACGGACATTCTCGCCGTCGAACAGGGTCGTGCGACCCAGGCTGGCATCGGCGGCGGCCTGATCGACGCCCTCGAGGAGCGACTCGACGTGACGCTGTCCGAGTAA
- a CDS encoding DnaJ domain-containing protein, which translates to MTEDFYDLLEIPPDASQDEIKDAYREQVRVYHPDLNDDDRAQAQFTAVKTAYDILGDPVERQAYDRLGHKDYVAKRTSGLPSPDVWKSDDGDDEETDDTELSYSESETKATSQATAGSSTAGRSSTTTSAGGTGSATGTASAGTASGASSATGTQTGTGAAGGNNTETDGRTANAASGTARGTGRSSETDTQTGSRPETTTGNPVTRWWRRQNFSLPLLWLSLFVYVGGLAHFALANESALASLWADVRAAGTDPAGVWSLLSESRHGLETTVVFVQSVELVAPPLELTRWYAALAGVVALALGSLLVARLVRRENTWGAVTIDETIVVALALGATTTLVGGPLLAGAVLMPLLFGVIVRHTRRLPGWTPSYLYVVPVLAPAAGFVAATAGAATLPVDLAAFVLVPLFGGLALPMRATIRKHVGR; encoded by the coding sequence ATGACAGAGGACTTCTACGACCTTCTCGAGATCCCTCCCGACGCCTCCCAGGACGAAATCAAAGACGCCTATCGCGAGCAGGTCCGGGTCTATCATCCCGACCTGAACGACGACGACCGCGCACAGGCCCAGTTCACCGCGGTCAAAACCGCCTACGATATTCTCGGCGATCCAGTCGAACGACAGGCCTACGACCGACTCGGTCACAAAGACTACGTCGCCAAACGGACCAGTGGCCTGCCCTCGCCCGACGTCTGGAAAAGCGACGATGGAGACGACGAGGAGACCGACGACACGGAACTGAGCTATTCTGAATCGGAGACGAAAGCGACCTCCCAAGCGACAGCCGGCTCGAGTACGGCGGGTCGCTCGTCGACGACGACCAGCGCTGGTGGCACGGGGTCGGCGACAGGAACGGCGTCTGCCGGGACCGCAAGCGGGGCCTCGAGCGCAACGGGAACGCAAACCGGAACAGGGGCCGCCGGTGGGAACAACACGGAGACGGACGGGCGGACGGCGAACGCCGCAAGCGGGACGGCTCGGGGAACGGGTCGCTCGAGCGAGACGGACACGCAGACCGGGTCACGACCGGAGACGACGACCGGCAACCCCGTCACTCGCTGGTGGCGTCGGCAGAACTTCTCGCTGCCACTGCTCTGGCTCTCGCTGTTCGTCTACGTCGGTGGCCTCGCACACTTCGCGCTCGCGAACGAATCGGCGCTTGCATCGCTCTGGGCCGACGTACGCGCCGCCGGGACTGATCCGGCTGGCGTCTGGTCGCTGCTCTCGGAGAGTCGCCATGGACTCGAGACGACCGTGGTGTTCGTCCAGAGCGTCGAACTCGTGGCGCCACCGCTGGAACTGACCCGGTGGTATGCCGCGTTAGCGGGCGTGGTCGCGCTCGCACTGGGTTCCCTGCTCGTGGCGCGTCTCGTCCGGCGGGAGAATACCTGGGGGGCAGTGACGATCGACGAGACGATCGTCGTCGCGCTCGCGCTTGGGGCGACGACGACGCTGGTTGGCGGGCCACTGCTCGCGGGAGCGGTCCTCATGCCGCTGCTGTTCGGCGTGATCGTTCGCCACACGCGGCGGCTGCCCGGCTGGACGCCGTCGTATCTGTACGTCGTGCCCGTCCTCGCCCCAGCAGCCGGGTTCGTCGCTGCCACAGCGGGCGCGGCTACGCTGCCAGTCGACCTCGCTGCGTTCGTCCTCGTCCCGCTGTTCGGTGGGCTCGCGCTACCGATGCGAGCGACCATCCGGAAACACGTCGGTCGCTGA
- the dinB gene encoding DNA polymerase IV: MSDGPRLPGVEREDDEDRIVCHVDADCFYASCERLRDPELRGEPLVVGMGYEAGETVGAVATASYEAREFGVESAQAISTALERLPRRAAYEAGDLDDLERADTGYYRPVDMDYYESVAVDVREILHDCADVVREVSIDEAYLDVTDRTAWEVADGFARHIKDRIRREVGVTVSVGVAPTMSAAKIASDFDKPDGLTVVEPGEVRDFLAPLEVDLLHGVGPVTARELREMGLETAGDVAATEPVPLVERFGERGRELYDRARGEDDRRVEPKGDPKSFSRESAFAEPVTEPSPKYEQIETLAAAVADRAQREGALYRTIGVKAVTPPYDINTRERSLPGPVDDPDLVDRIARDLFTEFETAPVRKLGVRVANLEFAATDQASLESWERSGDASGSDSAGESPAEKPASDDRSVGQSSLTDFS, encoded by the coding sequence ATGTCCGATGGCCCGCGGTTGCCGGGCGTCGAACGCGAGGACGACGAGGATCGCATCGTCTGTCACGTCGACGCCGACTGTTTCTATGCTTCCTGTGAGCGACTGCGCGACCCCGAGTTGCGCGGCGAGCCCCTCGTCGTCGGCATGGGCTACGAGGCCGGCGAGACCGTCGGCGCGGTCGCGACCGCCAGCTACGAGGCCCGCGAGTTCGGCGTCGAGAGCGCCCAGGCCATCTCGACGGCCCTCGAGCGGCTTCCCAGGCGCGCGGCGTACGAAGCTGGCGACCTTGACGACCTCGAGCGTGCGGATACCGGCTACTACCGACCCGTGGACATGGACTACTACGAGTCGGTCGCGGTCGACGTCCGCGAGATTCTCCACGACTGTGCCGACGTGGTCCGCGAGGTCAGCATCGACGAGGCCTACCTCGACGTGACCGACCGCACGGCCTGGGAGGTCGCGGACGGCTTCGCCCGTCACATCAAAGACCGCATCCGCCGCGAGGTCGGCGTCACCGTCAGCGTCGGCGTCGCCCCGACGATGAGCGCGGCCAAGATCGCCAGCGACTTCGACAAACCCGACGGGTTGACCGTCGTCGAGCCCGGCGAGGTCCGTGACTTTCTGGCCCCGCTCGAGGTCGATCTCCTCCACGGCGTCGGTCCCGTAACTGCCCGCGAGCTTCGGGAGATGGGCCTCGAGACGGCTGGCGACGTCGCTGCGACCGAGCCGGTGCCGCTGGTCGAGCGCTTCGGCGAGCGGGGCCGGGAGTTGTACGACCGCGCCCGCGGCGAGGACGACCGCCGCGTCGAGCCGAAAGGCGATCCCAAGAGCTTTTCCCGGGAGTCGGCGTTCGCCGAGCCGGTCACGGAGCCGAGTCCGAAGTACGAGCAGATCGAGACCCTCGCGGCGGCCGTCGCGGATCGCGCTCAGCGAGAAGGCGCGCTCTACCGGACGATCGGCGTCAAAGCCGTCACGCCGCCGTACGATATCAACACACGCGAGCGATCGCTGCCCGGGCCGGTCGACGACCCGGACCTCGTCGACCGCATCGCTCGCGACCTTTTTACCGAGTTCGAGACCGCACCCGTCCGCAAACTCGGCGTTCGCGTGGCGAACCTCGAGTTCGCGGCTACCGATCAGGCCAGCCTCGAGAGCTGGGAGCGAAGCGGGGACGCCTCAGGGTCCGATTCTGCTGGCGAGTCGCCCGCCGAGAAGCCAGCCAGTGACGATCGCTCGGTCGGGCAGTCGTCGCTGACCGATTTCTCATGA
- a CDS encoding N-acetyltransferase family protein, translating to MDAIDRPTFASDASRRIYEYVERHGTVERHKLRDVVSLPTEEFQDRLEELKTDGYLEEDGGTLRIALEFGAIEKHDLGEFTVTVRPARQQDFDGLIETIRDVTAEETYVVAETIAEQLLYDDTVSRHNAVESRVFFVATVDGDVVGWTHLDLHQVDPVREVAQQTVGVRKAYRGHGIGSTLLQRGIEWAEANGYRKVYNSVPVVNDGALEFLTAHGWNTEAIRKDHYTIDDEYVDEVMMAYEV from the coding sequence ATGGACGCGATAGATCGGCCGACGTTTGCGTCTGACGCCAGCAGGCGAATCTACGAGTACGTCGAACGACACGGGACTGTTGAACGGCACAAGCTTCGGGATGTCGTCTCGCTCCCGACCGAGGAGTTTCAGGACCGGCTCGAGGAGCTGAAAACGGACGGCTACCTCGAAGAGGACGGTGGGACGCTCCGGATCGCACTCGAGTTCGGGGCCATCGAAAAGCACGACCTGGGCGAGTTCACCGTCACCGTCCGGCCAGCGCGCCAGCAGGATTTCGACGGTCTCATCGAGACCATCCGGGACGTCACCGCAGAGGAGACCTACGTCGTCGCCGAGACGATCGCCGAGCAGCTCCTGTACGACGACACCGTCAGCAGACACAACGCAGTGGAGTCCCGGGTATTCTTCGTCGCGACCGTCGACGGCGATGTCGTCGGCTGGACTCACCTCGATCTCCACCAGGTCGATCCGGTTCGCGAAGTCGCCCAGCAGACCGTCGGCGTCCGCAAAGCCTACCGGGGACATGGCATCGGGAGCACGCTCTTACAGCGGGGAATCGAGTGGGCCGAAGCCAACGGCTACCGCAAAGTCTACAACAGCGTGCCGGTCGTCAACGACGGCGCGCTCGAGTTCCTGACCGCACACGGGTGGAACACCGAGGCGATCCGCAAGGATCACTACACGATCGACGACGAGTACGTCGACGAAGTGATGATGGCCTACGAGGTGTAG
- a CDS encoding transcription factor S yields MQFCDDCGSMMKAQGDRMVCTNDDCGASSERDREQEDAFVTTESQTDDDVIESDENANFEGKPKATDVICDECGNEEAWYTLKQTASADEPPTRFFKCTECGKKWRGYN; encoded by the coding sequence ATGCAATTCTGCGACGACTGCGGCTCGATGATGAAAGCCCAGGGCGACCGCATGGTCTGTACGAACGACGACTGTGGGGCCTCGAGCGAACGGGATCGCGAGCAGGAAGACGCGTTCGTCACGACCGAGTCACAGACCGACGATGACGTGATCGAATCCGACGAGAACGCGAACTTCGAGGGCAAACCGAAGGCGACCGACGTGATCTGCGACGAGTGTGGCAACGAGGAGGCGTGGTACACCCTCAAGCAGACCGCCTCGGCAGACGAGCCGCCGACGCGGTTTTTCAAGTGTACTGAGTGCGGGAAGAAGTGGCGCGGCTATAATTAA